cggaAGCCTCGAAGGCCCCAAAGATCTCCACGTTCAGTTGTGGTGAGTCCAGAGGGCTCGGCTGTTTCATGGAGCAGGAAACGTTCGAGGCTTCGCCGTACCTGCAGGACAATTGCTTCACGATCAAGTGTGTCATCGGAGCCGTCAACGGACCAGGTGCAGCGctggcgccgccggccaccgaGCTGCGCCATGGTTTCGATCGCCTTCGGCTAGACGGCGCTGCGGACGACGCGTGGTCCGACATCGGAGGGAGCAGCGGAGAAGCTAGCGACTGAACAAGATAGCCATGCTGCTCTACTAGCCTGTGCTAGGAGCGCAGGTGTATCAGGGGAAAAGAATAAACAGAGTTGCCTCTGGCAGTTCACCAAGCATGTATATCTTTGTGGCTTGCATGCtttgctctttaacaaaaacTCTATGTACCTTGCTCTGTGCACAGAAATATGTAATCAGGTTCGGACGGGTAAGGATTGAAATTGTGGACTGATTTGCTGTCCAAACAAGCCTGCAATgactgattgcagacttgggaTAGTAGCCGGATAACAAGGGAAAGGCTGCAATGATTTCAGATTTCTCTTGGCACTATTTTGCTCCCTTTTTGGGAACTACTGTCCGCAACTTCTTATATCGTTCTTCTTTCGTTTTGAGTGGACGAACTACAATTGTTTTGCGATGTTCAGAGCTTCAGATCACGCATAGCGTTCTTGAAACCCGGCAGCAAGTTAACCGCATGCAAAATAATGGTCGTAGTTCAATATATCAGTTTGAGTAAAAAGGAAACACGAGATGCACAGAGGTTCAGAATCAGCATTTCACCGAGAAAGCTCGATTGCTCAAAAAGGTTTCAGAGGAAGACAAGTTCTGTTATGAAATTTGCATGGAACTTGGCCCGAACTTCTTACTGAACAAAATTCCTCATTCAACTTTCATACGAAACTTGGTCCGAAAATCACAACAGAAAACAGGTCTAAACATTCAACAGAGAATGATCTGAACTGGAATCAAACAACAGCTCTGTTTGCAACAGCTGTGTCTCTAACATGACAATCCCCATCATCTCAGCACTAATATATGAAAGAACAACAGCTCTATTTGCAGCAGCTAGCTCACAGGGGGAGTTCAGGGTGCGCCCAGCGCTCAGTAGCGAACACACAGTACGGGAGGCCGCTGGATGCCGGGTTCATTTGTTTCCTTTCCGATTTCTGGCCTCGCCCGCTGTTTCCAGTGGACTGTGCCTGCGAACTCAATGCCAATGCAAGTTCCTGGAACATACCTGCTTAGCATGGACGCCCGTGAGTACGTTGCTCTTTTTGAAGGAAAGCATGTGCAGCTCATGTGGAACATCACAACCAGCCAACCGACTTTGTGGAAAATCACACCGGCGCATTCAAAAGCTAGATTCTTTTTATAAAAAAAGAAAGGACAATCCCACCCACACCACGAATCACTTCTTCAGCTAATCCATCCACCGGTCACTTCTTCCCTCTCGGAGCGCGCGCGCACCAATCCATCGGTCACCCGCCTGCACGCCCATGGCCAGCGCGGGTGCGGCAGCGGTGACGACGTCGGCGAGCGAGGTATCGGTGAGCTCGCACCTGTTCACGGTGAGGGGCTACGGCAACACCAAGGGCATCGGCGTCGGCGTCTCCATCGAGTCGCCCGCGTTCGACGCCGCGGGGCACCGCTGGTCCGTCGTGTTCTACCCGGACGGCGAGAGCCAGGACGCCAGCGGGCAAATCTCCGTCTTCGTCAGGCTCGTCAGCGAGGCCAGCGACGACGTCACCGTCCTCTACGGCTTCAGCCTCGTCGACCCGACCGGCGCCGCGCCTGCCGAGGAAGCCTCGAAGGCCCCAAAGGTCTCCACGTTCAGTTGTGGCGAGGCCAGAGGGGTCGGCTGTTTCATGGAGCAGGAAACGTTCGAGGCTTCGCCGTACCTGCAGGACAATTGCTTCACGATCAAGTGTGTCATCGGAGCCGTCAAGGGACCCGTTGGGCGCccgcgcggtggcgcacgccggcggccgctagCTGGGCCAGCGTGGACCGCTGTCCCTTCACCTCCCCTTTCACCtccccgctgccgcccgctcGTCTTCTCCTCTCTCCCCATTCAAACACGCCCGTTCTCCTCCCCCGGCCAAACCCTAacgcctcccgccgccgcttcctcttccactcgcccgccggccgccgcatcCCATCGCCGTCGGTGAGCCCCCATCCAATTCCTCGCGCCcacaccacctcctccccctcctcgttCGATtccggccgcccgccgccttcccctcTGCCCGCACCTTCTCCCCGACActcctccctccgccgccgccgtgctccgccgcgccgccggtcaCCGCCTCGCCCCGCTCGCCCGTGCCGCGGGCGAGCACCCTTGCTGTGCCACGCTGCCGGTGCGCGCGCGTCCCCGCCCCCTCTCGCGCTCCGGCTGCGTCGCTGCCCGTGGGCAGCCGCGGCgtcgcgctgcgcgtgcgcgcgtccGCGCGCGGGCCGCGCCGCGGGCGTGCGCTGGCCGCGCCCGTGGTGAGTCAAGGCCACGGCTGGCCTTGACTCCGCCCGGGGCGTGCGCTGGCCGCCTGGGTCCGCCTGTCGGCGCCTAGGGGCGCTAGATCCGGGGGTGGATCTAGCGCTTGCCGCCCGGTTTCTTTTATTTGTTTTATGCTGTACATTTATAAATTGCATAGGAAATGTTCTAGgtctccaaaaattgtgaaattAAATTTTTTGGACTCCTCTGCAATAGATCTACTTAGATAAATTAAGTTTGAGCATGTCAAAATCCTGTACACTTAGTTAAATTTTATCCTTTCTAAACATAGTTAAATGCTTAACTTATTTTGTGATGCTCTAAAAATGTTAAATCAAGATTTTTTAGAATCCTTAGTGAAATTACTAGATGATGGTATAGATTGTGCAAGTGTTTTCATGCTTTTTGCTAGAGTTTTAATGTGTTTATTTAAATTCTGCCTGCAAAATTGTTTAATGTGTAACTCTTgattgaaaaatgataaaatgataaaaccacttctgttacttTTGTTATCAAATCCTGTGTCTCCAGTAATTCTTTAAGAATTCATGAAGAATGCTTTGAGtaccttttaagatttaacttgattCTAGCAGCTGAAAACTATAAATAACATGAGTAATTCCACAAAGATGTTTTTGCTGCAatttcaactctcatgagtttctTTTGAGATCCCCACTGTGCACAatttaaatcatgatttatGCTTGCTAAATATCTTGTTAAGCAAATTTCGTCCTTGGCCGTAGAATTAAAATTAGTAGTCAAGCTTGTGGTGTCATGGTCGTTTTGCTTCCATGATTGGAGTGATATTTTTCTTCCATTGCCATATCATTGCATGTCATCTCATTTTCATATCATTGGCACCATCCTAATGCatacatctcattcatgcattatagtgaccgagacgccggaggacgcacccgttgagcccaccgagacctttgagaccgagccgggagccgaatTTGTTGTGGAACAAGAagaaaaccaaggcaagcagctaagcatgatccctTGCCCCTTTTTAACTTGACTGGACTTAGTTATCTCAatgggtatatatgtatattCTATATGTTTAATTTTTGCATCGTCGATCCTATTTACTTGTCATGACCTTCCTTGTTTACGCTCTCATGTCCTTGTCACGTGTAGTAATAACTAAATGATCTAGCAAAAGCTTAGTCATGCTTAGATTTGGCTTTTAAACTTGCAAGAAACATTGGAATAGGGTTACCTTGATCACTACACTACTTCTAGTATGTTCGTGCTTATTCCCGGTGTGTCGGAAGATCGGAAAAGGGGATTAATGGAATGGTTATGTCATGATTCGAGTGGAAGGCAGGGCCTTgggaaaggagtctcggaggtatAGTCCGCTTGAAttggttaaggaccgtccgtggatgaccttggaaattgagcacttatcgtactaccacatatccattcatgggatGGATAAACCAattaccctctagttctaatcattgatgcacggtcctagatgcgtggccataggcctttgtagagaggcttaggggtgtccccggtggatctaggtaactctccgcgcaagttaggcgtgatgttcaacggttacaactagtcgggaaaggttgatgcgagtacccccttgcccaaagtgatcggttgggtgagtcgcatggtccttgtgtcgtgtgggtaaagatgtacacccttgcaaggttattgaATCAATTCAAATTGCCGTGCTCTCGattatgagcaagctctttatcctacgaaTTCTTCGTAGAAGTGTTGATTTTGTTGGTTGGATACATGTTACCTCTTGATGATGCATAGtgattaattaaattaattaactaaaacttgaggtgggttgggcaagttgattaaaatgctaggaagctaggtgtggagttagggagctcatgcttaaCTAATATTACTTAACCCCAAAGCCTctttgtgagccttcatatgcataCTCCTTGATTATTaattattcgcgtaagtcttgcgagtacctttgtactcatgttgctttattatactaagttgcaggtgaaccggaagtggtgtttggccatttgTACCCCGCCGAATCCGGCGTGGGCGAGGAGTAGACCAATACGGttaatggtgtccttgagcaagacgccattattatttatcgttatattttccgctgcgtatCGTATTTTTATGATAAACGTTAAACTCTATAGTTTTTACCCCTTTCTAATGTTattgtgagcccgaggcttgtatccCTTATTTGAATCTTTAAATTTCAGATTTAGAACCTTTTCCTATATTAACGTTGTAATGGTTAGTTGCTTAACTTTATATTAAAACTTGCTCTTTATGGATCATTGGTGATGTATGAGCTCATGATGGTATGTGcatgtgcatgatcttgggcatatgttggatcacataccgggactaccagGTTTAACATATTTTCGGTGAAAAATAAGTTGGTCCTTGGTAGTTTAGATGTGGATTAACCCGTGATGCGTTATTTGTGCGAacgcgtgttagctctcatcttcatgataaggaccgacggtttcgcttaaaatgatgttaaattggGCAGTTCTCACACCGGCCACCGAGCTGCGCCTGTCAAATAATCCTTGTGCTTAGTTTGCTTTGCTTCCTAGATTAGGCGCATGGCGCTCTCTGATGGCTGTGCGCGTTATGGAACACTGACGAGCGCTTTGTTCGCTCAGGTGCGCGTCGTGCGCTGTGATGGAGGTGTGTGGGATGGCATGCATCGAGGAAGGTCGTGGCGCACATGTCGGGGCTCACGTTCCCCATTTCTTCAGCTGTAATCTTTGCTTTATATAGCTAATGATCATACAGAAAAGCTGCCAGTTGGTTGCAGCACAAATCAGAACGTGTCCACCTCGTGTTCGTGTGAGCTGTGTGCGTTCGCTCAGCTGCgcagaggctcgccggagatcatTCCTTAATCTGTATTCCGGCGATCTCTGACAACGTGGTACCGGAGCCCGGTTACGAGTCGGGAGTCCGTCATCACGCAGTACCAGCGGTGGAATCGCGATCGGACGGTTGAGTTCGCCATGTCTCAGCCACCACCGAACACCGACACCAACAATGACGGCAACGGCGGCAGAAACGCTGGTGGCTCCGGCGGCGCCGTCGTGCAGCGGGTAATTCGTGAGGTGGGCGGTGGGACTAGCTACCCCGCGCTCACCAAGACCAACTACTCCGACTGGGCTGCGTTGATGAAGGTGAAGCTCAAGGCGCGGGCGCTCTGGGCGGCGGTTGATCCAGGCGGCGTC
The sequence above is drawn from the Panicum hallii strain FIL2 chromosome 7, PHallii_v3.1, whole genome shotgun sequence genome and encodes:
- the LOC112899198 gene encoding BTB/POZ and MATH domain-containing protein 3-like gives rise to the protein MASAGAAAVTTSASEVSVSSHLFTVRGYGNTKGIGVGVSIESPAFDAAGHRWSVVFYPDGESQDASGQISVFVRLVSEASDDVTVLYGFSLVDPTGAAPAEEASKAPKVSTFSCGEARGVGCFMEQETFEASPYLQDNCFTIKCVIGAVKGPVGRPRGGARRRPLAGPAWTAVPSPPLSPPRCRPLVFSSLPIQTRPFSSPGQTLTPPAAASSSTRPPAAASHRRRDRDAGGRTR